A single Caldanaerovirga acetigignens DNA region contains:
- a CDS encoding Uma2 family endonuclease, translated as MKSESRKKDKYTYKDYLSWTDDGRWQLIDGIAYDMNPSPSVQHQRVLRKLLVRFDLFLEGKRCEVFSATFDVRLPEGDEEDEEVKTVVQPDILVVCDKSKLDKRGCKGAPDLIVEIVSNSSASMDYIKKLNLYERHGVKEYWIVNPENKTAMIYKQNEIKEYEAPEIYAKENVMESKVLEGFTVNLKEIFE; from the coding sequence GTGAAATCCGAAAGCAGAAAAAAGGACAAATACACTTATAAGGATTATTTATCCTGGACCGATGATGGAAGATGGCAATTAATAGACGGTATTGCTTACGACATGAACCCTTCGCCCTCTGTGCAACATCAAAGAGTACTGAGAAAGTTGTTAGTGAGGTTTGACCTTTTCCTGGAAGGCAAGCGGTGCGAAGTATTCAGCGCGACTTTTGATGTGAGACTGCCTGAGGGAGATGAAGAAGACGAGGAAGTAAAAACCGTAGTGCAGCCCGATATACTAGTAGTATGCGATAAATCCAAGTTAGATAAAAGAGGATGTAAGGGAGCTCCTGACCTGATAGTTGAAATAGTGTCGAATTCGTCCGCATCGATGGATTACATAAAGAAGCTTAATTTATATGAAAGACACGGTGTGAAGGAATACTGGATTGTCAATCCCGAAAATAAGACCGCTATGATTTACAAGCAAAACGAAATTAAGGAATACGAAGCGCCGGAGATCTACGCAAAAGAGAATGTAATGGAATCCAAAGTGTTAGAAGGGTTTACCGTGAATTTAAAAGAAATATTTGAATAG
- a CDS encoding gamma carbonic anhydrase family protein, whose translation MIQEFNGKKPNIHKSCFIAPTADVIGDVTIGENSSVWHRAVIRGDINGIKIGANSNIQDGTVIHVTETHPVTVGDNVTVGHNAILHGCTVKDNALIGMGAIVLDGAVIGEGALVGAGSLVPEGKEIPPYSLALGVPAKVIRELTKEQLEAIKKNAEEYVRLSKKYMEGQNFH comes from the coding sequence GTGATCCAAGAATTCAATGGCAAAAAACCTAACATCCACAAAAGCTGCTTTATTGCTCCAACCGCCGATGTCATTGGCGACGTGACCATCGGAGAAAATTCTAGCGTGTGGCACAGGGCTGTCATAAGGGGGGACATAAACGGCATAAAGATAGGGGCAAATTCCAATATTCAGGACGGAACGGTAATCCACGTCACGGAAACGCATCCGGTCACGGTAGGGGATAACGTCACGGTAGGCCACAACGCCATTTTGCACGGCTGCACGGTAAAAGACAACGCCCTGATAGGTATGGGGGCAATAGTGCTAGATGGTGCGGTGATAGGCGAAGGGGCACTGGTGGGTGCCGGATCTTTGGTGCCCGAGGGGAAGGAGATTCCGCCTTATAGCCTTGCTTTAGGAGTTCCGGCGAAGGTGATAAGGGAACTTACTAAAGAGCAGTTAGAAGCCATAAAAAAGAACGCTGAGGAGTACGTAAGGCTTTCAAAAAAGTATATGGAAGGTCAAAACTTTCATTAA
- a CDS encoding BMP family lipoprotein, with amino-acid sequence MNGRKILAIALVLIMVAALLAGCSGNKNQQQGQQQEGKEKLKIGLVFDVGGRGDLSFNDSAYAGLERAAKEFADKIEVDYREPSAGGQDREQLLRLLAENGFDLIFGVGFLFTEHIQKVSQEFPNVKFALIDGAIDGLDENSNVACLLFKEHEGSFLVGAAAALKSKTGKIGFVGGMKSPLIERFEVGYMAGAKYVNPNIEIYSDYIGTTGDAFKDPVKGKELALNQFKKGADVVYHASGASGVGVIEAAAAEKKFAIGVDSDQSLSASEAQRPFILTSMLKRVDVAVYETIKSLVEGNFKGGYKVFGLTEDGVGYAENDYNKELIADIKSKLEEIKEKIIKGEIKVPVDKNEYNEFLKNNFK; translated from the coding sequence GTGAACGGCCGAAAAATTTTAGCAATCGCTCTCGTGCTGATAATGGTAGCGGCGCTGCTTGCAGGTTGCTCTGGAAATAAAAATCAGCAACAGGGCCAGCAGCAAGAAGGCAAAGAAAAGTTGAAAATAGGTCTCGTCTTTGACGTAGGCGGACGCGGAGATCTTTCTTTTAATGACAGTGCCTACGCAGGGTTGGAAAGGGCAGCAAAGGAATTTGCGGACAAAATCGAAGTGGACTACAGGGAGCCATCAGCGGGCGGCCAGGATAGGGAGCAGCTCCTAAGGCTCCTTGCGGAAAACGGCTTTGACCTGATTTTCGGTGTTGGGTTTCTTTTTACAGAGCACATCCAAAAAGTATCTCAGGAATTCCCGAATGTAAAATTCGCACTTATAGACGGTGCGATCGACGGCCTTGACGAGAATTCCAACGTGGCGTGTCTGCTTTTTAAAGAGCACGAAGGGTCATTCCTTGTAGGAGCAGCAGCGGCCTTGAAGTCCAAGACCGGAAAAATCGGCTTTGTGGGCGGAATGAAGTCACCTCTCATTGAGAGGTTCGAAGTTGGCTATATGGCGGGTGCCAAGTATGTCAATCCGAACATAGAAATTTATTCCGACTACATTGGAACTACTGGGGATGCCTTCAAAGATCCGGTAAAAGGAAAAGAATTGGCGCTCAATCAGTTCAAAAAAGGTGCCGACGTGGTGTACCATGCATCGGGCGCTTCGGGTGTGGGCGTTATAGAGGCTGCGGCAGCCGAGAAGAAATTTGCCATTGGAGTTGATTCGGACCAGTCGCTGAGCGCCAGTGAAGCACAAAGGCCGTTTATCCTCACCAGTATGCTTAAAAGAGTAGACGTTGCGGTATACGAAACCATCAAATCTTTGGTTGAAGGCAATTTTAAAGGCGGATACAAGGTTTTCGGACTTACAGAAGATGGCGTAGGTTATGCTGAGAACGATTACAACAAAGAGCTGATAGCCGACATTAAGTCAAAACTCGAAGAAATAAAAGAGAAAATTATAAAGGGCGAAATCAAGGTGCCGGTAGACAAAAATGAGTACAATGAATTTTTAAAGAACAATTTTAAATAA
- a CDS encoding ABC transporter ATP-binding protein has protein sequence MEKAVVLKKITKRFPGIVANDRIDLEVEKGEIHAIVGENGAGKSTLMKILAGIYQPDEGEIYIFGKREKINSPGRAIELKIGMVHQHFMLVDRFTVLENIILGAEKSSGIALDEKRCRKAVEELLALYNFSLNLDARVEEISVGQAQRVEILKVLYRGADILVLDEPTAVLAPQEVRELFNNLRRLKSEGKTIIFISHKLEEVLEIADHITVLRRGKVVGTAIPSQVTKEDLARMMVGKPVMMRLDKEPLDVGEVLLSIEDLVVKESSGRPLVNGISLKIRGGEIYGIAGIEGNGQKELAEAIIGLRTASAGRIRVCGRDIAGLSIKEIRNLGVAFIPEDRHRQGLVLPMKVWENMMLGYHTKKDFLRGRSLNLKAIRGFTKNKVEEYGVRLSSIEQSIEGLSGGNQQKVILGRELSRGPKIIVASQPTRGLDVGAAEFVHKELLKMRKKGSAILFISADLEEVLSISDRVGVIYNGKITAEFRPEEVTPEDIGVYMLGGEKGAGEAK, from the coding sequence TTGGAAAAGGCTGTTGTTTTGAAAAAAATTACAAAACGATTTCCAGGAATTGTAGCAAATGACAGGATAGATCTTGAAGTTGAAAAGGGAGAAATTCACGCAATTGTTGGCGAAAATGGCGCTGGCAAAAGCACTCTTATGAAAATTCTTGCCGGTATATACCAGCCGGATGAAGGTGAGATTTACATCTTTGGGAAAAGAGAAAAGATAAATTCCCCCGGAAGGGCGATAGAGCTAAAAATAGGGATGGTCCATCAACATTTTATGCTGGTAGATCGGTTTACAGTCTTAGAAAACATAATATTGGGCGCGGAAAAAAGCTCGGGAATTGCCTTGGATGAAAAAAGATGCCGCAAGGCAGTAGAGGAGCTGCTCGCACTTTATAATTTTTCCCTGAACCTGGATGCCAGGGTGGAAGAAATATCGGTGGGACAGGCGCAAAGGGTGGAGATATTGAAGGTGCTTTACAGAGGGGCCGACATTTTGGTGCTGGATGAACCTACTGCGGTATTGGCCCCTCAAGAAGTGAGGGAACTTTTTAACAACCTGCGCAGGCTAAAAAGTGAAGGAAAAACTATTATCTTCATCAGCCATAAGTTGGAGGAAGTGCTGGAAATCGCCGACCACATAACCGTTCTGAGACGCGGCAAGGTAGTGGGCACCGCTATTCCTTCACAGGTGACAAAAGAAGACCTGGCGCGGATGATGGTGGGAAAACCCGTCATGATGAGGTTGGATAAAGAACCGCTCGATGTAGGAGAGGTACTTCTTTCGATAGAGGATCTCGTTGTGAAAGAAAGCTCCGGGAGGCCGTTGGTGAACGGCATTTCCCTAAAAATTCGGGGTGGTGAAATTTACGGAATAGCCGGCATTGAAGGCAACGGTCAGAAAGAATTGGCTGAGGCAATAATAGGATTGAGAACGGCCTCGGCTGGAAGGATAAGGGTTTGCGGAAGGGACATTGCAGGTCTTTCTATAAAAGAAATAAGGAACCTGGGGGTAGCCTTCATCCCTGAAGATAGGCATAGGCAAGGCCTCGTATTGCCGATGAAGGTGTGGGAAAATATGATGCTGGGGTACCACACAAAGAAGGATTTTCTGAGAGGAAGGTCCTTAAACCTCAAAGCCATTAGGGGGTTTACGAAAAATAAGGTAGAAGAATACGGGGTTAGGCTAAGTTCCATCGAGCAGTCCATCGAAGGTCTGTCCGGCGGCAATCAGCAAAAAGTGATACTCGGGCGTGAACTTTCCCGGGGTCCTAAAATAATTGTAGCTTCTCAACCCACGAGGGGGCTTGATGTAGGTGCGGCTGAATTCGTGCACAAGGAGCTTTTGAAAATGCGCAAAAAAGGCAGTGCAATCCTTTTTATTTCTGCAGACTTGGAAGAGGTGCTTTCTATTTCTGACAGGGTAGGAGTAATATATAACGGCAAGATAACGGCCGA